A genome region from Hevea brasiliensis isolate MT/VB/25A 57/8 chromosome 7, ASM3005281v1, whole genome shotgun sequence includes the following:
- the LOC110648820 gene encoding bifunctional aspartate aminotransferase and glutamate/aspartate-prephenate aminotransferase, which yields MAAASLQTSPSGISCLRLGNQSIGLDLGSYSSGSVSFPSRPCQRCFKPLDATRQVRSSSISAVVKPESGTEEMELDISLSPRVNSVKPSKTVAIMDHATALLEAGVPVIRLAAGEPDFDTPAPIAEAGINAIREGYTRYTPNAGTFEVRTAICHKLKEENGISYAPNEILVSNGAKQSILQAVLAVCSPGDEVIIPAPYWVSYPEIARLADATPVILPTSISENFLLDPKLLESKLSEKSRLLILCSPSNPTGSVYNKGLLEEIARIVEKHPRLLVLSDEIYEHIIYAPATHTSFASLPGMWERTLTVNGFSKAFAMTGWRLGYLAGPKHFVAACNKIQSQFTSGASSIAQKAAVAALGLGYAGGEAVSTMVKAFQERRDFLIKSFGEMEGVRISKPQGAFYLFIDFSSCYGLEVEDFGAIEDSDSFCRYLLDKAQVALVPGGAFGDDTCIRISYAASLTTLQAAVERIKKALVPLKPAVPV from the exons ATGGCTGCTGCTTCTCTCCAAACTTCCCCATCAGGCATTTCTTGTTTGCGTTTGGGGAATCAATCTATCGGACTCGATTTGGGTTCTTACAGTTCCGGATCCGTATCCTTCCCTTCTCGCCCTTGCCAACGATGCTTCAA ACCACTGGATGCCACTAGACAAGTACGGTCATCTAGTATAAGTGCAGTTGTGAAGCCAGAAAGTGGCACTGAAGAGATGGAACTCGATATTTCTTTGAGCCCCAGAGTGAATTCTGTAAAACCTTCTAAGACTGTGGCCATAATGGACCATGCCACTGCTCTTTTAGAAGCTGGAGTTCCTGTTATTCGATTGGCTGCTGGAGAACCTGATTTTGATACGCCAGCTCCAATAGCAGAG GCTGGGATAAATGCAATCCGTGAAGGTTACACAAGGTATACTCCAAATGCTGGTACATTTGAAGTTCGAACGGCAATTTGTCATAAACTAAAGG AGGAGAATGGCATTTCATACGCACCTAATGAGATTTTGGTTAGCAATGGAGCCAAGCAGAGTATTCTTCAAGCAGTTCTTGCAGTTTGTTCTCCAGGAGATGAG GTTATAATTCCAGCACCCTACTGGGTCAGTTACCCAGAAATTGCAAGGCTGGCTGATGCAACACCTGTGATTCTTCCAACATCTATCTCTGAAAATTTTCTCTTGGATCCAAAGCTACTTGAATCCAAACTCAGTGAAAAATCAAGACTATTAATTCTTTGCTCCCCATCTAACCCAACTGGATCTGTCTATAACAAAGGATTACTTGAAGAGATTGCTAGGATTGTGGAAAAACATCCCAGGCTTCTG GTGCTATCTGATGAAATATATGAACATATAATATATGCGCCGGCAACACACACAAGTTTTGCATCTTTGCCAGGCATGTGGGAAAGGACTTTGACTGTGAATGGCTTTTCTAAG GCTTTTGCAATGACTGGTTGGAGACTTGGATATCTTGCTGGCCCTAAGCACTTCGTTGCAGCGTGTAATAAGATCCAGAGCCAG TTCACTTCAGGTGCCAGCAGTATAGCTCAAAAAGCGGCAGTTGCTGCATTAGGACTAGGCTATGCTGGTGGGGAAGCAGTATCTACCATGGTTAAAGCATTCCAGGAACGGAGAGATTTCTTGATCAAAAGCTTTGGAGAAATGGAAGGTGTTAGGATATCAAAACCTCAG GGAGCATTTTATCTCTTCATTGATTTCAGCTCTTGCTACGGATTAGAAGTTGAAGATTTTGGTGCAATTGAGGATTCTGATTCTTTCTGCCGATACCTGCTAGATAAGGCACAG GTTGCACTAGTCCCAGGGGGTGCCTTCGGAGATGACACCTGCATACGCATCTCTTATGCAGCATCTCTCACAACCCTACAGGCAGCTGTAGAGAGAATTAAGAAAGCACTTGTTCCACTGAAGCCTGCTGTCCCTGTTTGA
- the LOC110648821 gene encoding uncharacterized protein LOC110648821, whose amino-acid sequence MPVSLALPQCNSKPEACFTKLSTAPISPSQKSPVTPATHINLPPPTMDTDTLLQHEAVSQSADPLSNQFGSLNDLAHELASLQDLANRGSWRSILDKVARARSHSLLNTPHDHLTYLAYNVLALAKLRRFKDALTELDSVDDFDSHHYRYETYPKIYPTRCGSMVPFSLRWLHALIPIKLGNRQEGLDRFYILLDFVRGKLKEKQDYDVSIKMWKKREVFVMNGIISEHLKNKEFGVCLDLIKDLVSRGNLDPVLLSKLGHIQMQIGDLEGAKGSFDKVEKLLKERNAGGDDELLSEVEFRNQVNRNKALVYLVGKDYVSAVREYEECIERDPMDVVAINNKALCLMYLRDLSDSIKVLENSLERVPTVALNETLVVNLCSMYELAYVNHSDIKRTLSNWIARVAPDDFDSSSTRI is encoded by the coding sequence ATGCCAGTATCACTTGCCTTGCCCCAATGCAATTCCAAACCCGAAGCCTGCTTTACCAAGCTATCCACAGCTCCAATATCGCCCTCCCAAAAATCTCCAGTGACTCCGGCGACGCACATCAACCTTCCACCGCCGACAATGGATACCGATACACTTCTTCAACACGAAGCCGTCTCACAGTCAGCTGATCCGCTATCGAACCAATTCGGTTCTCTCAATGACCTTGCCCACGAACTCGCCTCTCTCCAGGACCTTGCGAACCGCGGCAGCTGGCGCTCGATCCTCGACAAGGTCGCTCGTGCCCGCTCACACTCTCTCCTTAACACACCTCATGACCATCTCACTTACCTCGCCTACAACGTCCTTGCTCTCGCCAAATTACGCCGTTTCAAGGACGCTCTCACGGAGCTCGATTCCGTCGACGATTTCGATAGCCACCATTACCGATACGAAACATATCCGAAAATCTACCCCACTCGGTGTGGTTCTATGGTCCCCTTCTCTCTCCGCTGGCTTCATGCATTGATTCCGATAAAATTAGGTAACCGCCAAGAAGGATTAGATCGGTTTTATATATTGCTCGATTTTGTTCGTGGAAAACTAAAGGAAAAACAAGATTATGATGTTTCAATCAAAATGTGGAAAAAAAGAGAGGTGTTTGTTATGAATGGCATAATCAGTGAGCATTTGAAAAATAAAGAATTTGGTGTTTGTTTGGATTTGATTAAAGATTTGGTTTCTCGTGGTAATTTAGATCCTGTTCTATTGTCAAAATTGGGGCATATACAGATGCAAATTGGGGATTTGGAGGGGGCAAAGGGTTCATTTGATAaggttgagaaattgttgaaagaaCGAAATGCTGGGGGTGATGATGAGTTACTGAGTGAGGTTGAGTTCAGGAATCAGGTGAATAGAAACAAGGCGTTAGTGTATTTGGTTGGGAAGGATTATGTGTCGGCCGTGAGGGAATACGAGGAGTGCATAGAGAGAGATCCTATGGATGTTGTGGCCATTAACAACAAAGCTCTCTGCTTGATGTACCTGAGGGATTTGTCTGATTCAATTAAGGTTTTGGAGAATTCACTTGAGAGAGTGCCCACTGTTGCATTGAATGAAACGCTTGTAGTTAATTTGTGTAGTATGTATGAGTTGGCTTATGTTAATCACTCGGATATTAAGCGAACTCTCAGCAACTGGATTGCTCGGGTTGCTCCTGATGATTTTGATTCCTCTTCTACGAGAATTTGA
- the LOC110648819 gene encoding protein NEN4 translates to MDTFGPCQEGVSEIVFFDLETTVPNKAGQRFWVLEFGAIVVCPRKLVELESFSTLIRPKDLSAVALKSGRSDGITRETVANAPAFEEVAEKIFGILNGRIWAGHNIQRFDCVRIKEAFADIGKPAPVPVGMIDSLGVLNEKFGRRAGNLKMATLAAYFGLGQQKHRSLDDVRMNLEVLKHCATVLFLESTLPTLLNGKWNNPPITTRSRCNGRLLCREETSRKSPPTTIGYQRTIPYAKGSLGKVGEGVKNLLCKAQETKSLNKLLKHSHSLLR, encoded by the exons ATGGATACCTTTGGGCCATGCCAGGAAGGAGTTTCGGAGATCGTATTCTTCGACCTGGAAACAACAGTGCCAAATAAAGCTGGACAACGGTTCTGGGTATTGGAGTTTGGAGCAATCGTAGTTTGTCCAAGAAAACTTGTTGAGCTAGAGAGCTTTAGTACCCTCATAAGACCCAAGGACTTGTCTGCTGTTGCATTGAAGTCAGGTCGAAGTGACGGGATAACTCGAGAAACTGTTGCAAATGCACCTGCATTCGAAGAGGTAGCTGAGAAAATTTTTGGCATTTTGAATGGAAGAATATGGGCTGGACATAATATCCAAAGATTTGATTGTGTCCGCATTAAGGAAGCATTTGCAGATATTGGTAAGCCTGCACCAGTTCCTGTTGGAATGATTGATTCTTTAGGGGTCTTGAACGAGAAGTTTGGTAGAAGAGCTGGTAATCTAAAG ATGGCAACTTTGGCTGCATACTTTGGCCTTGGGCAGCAAAAGCACAG GAGTCTCGATGATGTTCGCATGAATTTGGAGGTCCTGAAGCACTGTGCCACTGTTTTATTTTTG GAATCAACCCTTCCAACTCTATTGAATGGAAAATGGAATAATCCTCCCATTACCACGCGTAGTAGATGCAATGGAAGACTGCTATGCAGGGAAGAAACCAGCCGGAAATCTCCTCCGACCACTATCGGTTACCAAAGAACAATTCCTTATGCAAAAGGAAGTCTAGGAAAG GTGGGTGAGGGAGTGAAAAATTTGTTGTGCAAAGCCCAAGAGACAAAATCCCTTAACAAGTTACTCAAGCACTCTCATTCCTTGCTCAGATGA